The genome window CAACTGGCGATTTTCCGGCGCTCGACAAAACCAATAAGGGGGCGCAGGAAGGACCACGGGAACAGGCAGGCATGCCCCTTCGCATGACTGCCGCAAACAGGTGAGGGCATAGGAAATGGTGGCAGCACCAGGCGAGAACATGCGCGTCAATGGCGACCGTCTCTGGGACAGTCTCATGGACATGGCGAAGATCGGCCCCGGCGTGGCCGGTGGCAACAATCGCCAGACGCTGACGGATTCGGATGCGCAAGGACGCAGCCTTTTCAAGACATGGTGCGACGAAGCGGGCCTCTCCATGGGCATCGACCGCATGGGCACGATGTTCGCCACCCGCCCCGGTACCGATCCCAATGCTCTGCCCGTCTATGTCGGCTCGCATCTCGACACCCAGCCGACCGGCGGCAAATATGACGGCGTGCTGGGTGTGCTTGCAGCTCTCGAAGTCGTGCGCACCATGAACGATCTCGGCATCAAGACCAAACATCCGATCGTCGTGACCAACTGGACGAACGAGGAAGGCGCGCGTTTTGCCCCCGCCATGCTGGCCTCAGGCGTCTTCGCCGGGGTGCACAGCCTGGACTTTGCCTATAACCGCAGAGACCCCGAGGGCAATCTGTTCGGCGACGAACTGAAGCGCATCGGCTGGGTCGGCGACGAAGAGGTCGGCGCCCGCAAGATGCACGCCTATTTCGAATATCACATCGAGCAGGGGCCGATTCTCGAAGCCGAGGAAAAGCAGATCGGCGTCGTCACCCATTGCCAGGGCCTCTGGTGGCTGGAATTCACCCTGACCGGTAAGGAAGCCCATACCGGTTCGACGCCGATGAACCTGCGTGTCAATGCCGGTCTCGCCATGGCCCGCATCCTGGAAATGGTCCAGGACGTGGCGATGGGCGAACAGCCGGGCGCCGTCGGCGGCGTCGGCCAGGTATTCTTCTCGCCGAATTCGCGCAACGTCCTGCCCGGCAAGGTGGTCTTCACCGTCGACATCCGGTCGCCCGACAAAGCCAAGCTCGACCGCATGCGGGCGAGGATCGAGGCGGAAGCGCCGAAGATTACCGATGCGCTCGGTGTCGGCTGTTCCATCGAGGCGATCGGCCATTTCGAGCCGGTCACCTTCGACCCGAAACTGGTCACCTCGGTGCGCGACGCTGCCGAGCGGCTCGGCTACAGCCACATGAACATCATCTCCGGCGCCGGCCACGACGCCTGCTGGGCCGCCAAGGTCGCACCTGCAACGATGGTCATGTGCCCCTGCGTCGGCGGTCTCTCGCACAACGAGGCGGAAGAGATTTCCAAGGAATGGGCGACGGCGGGTGCCGATGTGCTGTTCCATGCGGTGGTCGAGACGGCGGAGATCGTGGTGTGATGGCGTCAGACTTGCCAACGGCTTATCTCGACTATGCCGATGCCTTTAAGTTCGGAATTCAACGAACTGCCGACGACCTCGCATGGGCCACCGCCAATGTGAGCCCAGTGAGCGAAGGACCGTGGGGCGACGTCCCTAGTGTGCAGATCTTCTACATTGGCATCAATACAGCAGGCGAGCGGATCAGGCTTCCACAAATATCGGGCTTATGGCGATACAAACCTTCTGGTGTTCAACTGGCCAATTCAGATGACCATGACCCAGATGCGCCCAACCAAACCTATTATCTCCATGGACCTGGGCCTGGCGTCGTTCGAATCGAGCTCGGCCCTTCCATGCCCGGCATACTGATCGAACGTCCCAAGGGCAGCCAACCCGTACAGTCGACCGGACTGATCGATGGCAAGGATTTCTACTTTGGCGAAAGCGATGGTTTTTGGTCCTTGTCAGTCGGCGGCACCGATGCCGTCGAGCGGCCCGACTGGTATTATGAGGAAGAGCATGACGCGCCCGATGAGTTGAGCGAGATGGACGTCTACAGCCTTATCGCCAAGGGTGCGGAACTCCTTAGAAACGGCACGCCCACGATGGCAGTGGAGCCATAAGAGCAACAAGATCGCGGGGAAAAGGAACAGCAGCCATGACCACAGTAATCAAGAACGGCACCATAGTCACGGCCGACCTCACCTACAAGGCTGACGTGAAGATCGACGGCGGCAAGATCGTCGAGATCGGCCCGAACCTCACGGGCGAAGAGACGCTGGATG of Rhizobium sp. BT04 contains these proteins:
- a CDS encoding Zn-dependent hydrolase encodes the protein MVAAPGENMRVNGDRLWDSLMDMAKIGPGVAGGNNRQTLTDSDAQGRSLFKTWCDEAGLSMGIDRMGTMFATRPGTDPNALPVYVGSHLDTQPTGGKYDGVLGVLAALEVVRTMNDLGIKTKHPIVVTNWTNEEGARFAPAMLASGVFAGVHSLDFAYNRRDPEGNLFGDELKRIGWVGDEEVGARKMHAYFEYHIEQGPILEAEEKQIGVVTHCQGLWWLEFTLTGKEAHTGSTPMNLRVNAGLAMARILEMVQDVAMGEQPGAVGGVGQVFFSPNSRNVLPGKVVFTVDIRSPDKAKLDRMRARIEAEAPKITDALGVGCSIEAIGHFEPVTFDPKLVTSVRDAAERLGYSHMNIISGAGHDACWAAKVAPATMVMCPCVGGLSHNEAEEISKEWATAGADVLFHAVVETAEIVV